In the Oryzias latipes chromosome 9, ASM223467v1 genome, one interval contains:
- the pomt1 gene encoding protein O-mannosyl-transferase 1 isoform X2, with translation MLQLPLVVTVQVDLVLVLISSLAFLTRLSCLSYPNAVVFDEVYYGQFVSLYMKRIFFIDDSGPPLGHIILALGAYLGGFDGNFVWNRIGAEYPMGMNVWSLRLLPALCGALCVPLGYLLALELKFSHVSALGAAVLLLLENSLIVQSRFLLLESVLIFFVLLALLSYLRFQNSTSSSWSRYGWLLLCGVSCAAAVGVKYMGLVSYLLLLGVASVDTWNVIGDRAASHLSVCVQCFCRFMCLLVVPALLYIFWFYIHLSVLNHSGPHDQLMSSAFQASLKGGLSRITKGQPLEVAFGSQVTLRSSASHPVPCWLHSHKANYPVRYENGRGSSHQQQVTCYPFKDVNNWWIIKDPNRQDLVVDTPPKPVHHGDVIQLVHGMTSRFLNSHDVAAPMSPHAQEVSGYIDFNVSMPAQNLWRVDITNREAKSEVWKTIVSDVRLVHVNTSAVLKLSGVSLPEWGFRQLEVVAEKAFKVHSSSLGWTVEEHRYGTSQEQKDREVELHSPTHIDVDRKISFWAKFVELQWKMLTLKQEESEHKYSSSPVEWITMKTNIAYWLHTSTNAQIHLIGNLVSWGVAHLSMLAYQLLAVIYLLRRRRGFKDISDGAWEQFVRLGCVCVGSWLVNFVPFLLMEKTIFLYHYLPALCYLHLLTPTLLEHVHTHLLSSPTHRRLLHVCVIGVLLYVFLCFWTFCPLTYGTPELSASQLQRLKWRDSWDILYRRQ, from the exons ATGCTGCAGCTCCCCCTTGTGGTCACAGTTCAGGTGgacctggttctggttctgatcagCTCGCTGGCCTTCCTGACCCGACTCAGCTGCCTGAGCTACCCCAACGCGGTGGT GTTCGATGAAGTGTATTATGGCCAGTTCGTGTCTCTGTACATGAAAAGGATCTTTTTCATCGATGACAGCGGTCCCCCCCTCGGACACATCATTCTGGCTCTTGGAG CCTACCTGGGAGGATTCGACGGCAACTTTGTGTGGAACCGAATCGGAGCAG aGTATCCCATGGGCATGAACGTGTGGAGTTTGCGGCTGCTGCCAGCTCTCTGCGGGGCGCTCTGTGTTCCTCTGGGTTACCTGCTGGCTCTGGAGCTGAAGTTCTCTCATGTTTCGGCTCTCGGAGCCGCAGTGCTGCTCCTGCTAG AAAACTCCTTGATCGTCCAGTCCCGGTTCCTGTTGCTGGAGTCGGTCCTCATCTTCTTTGTGCTGTTGGCTCTCCTGTCATACCTGCGTTTCCAGAACTCCACCAGCAG CTCCTGGTCCAGATATGGCTGGCTGCTCCTCTGTGGCGTCTCCTGTGCTGCCGCTGTCGG GGTGAAGTACATGGGACTGGTCtcttatctgctgctgctgggtgTGGCTTCTGTGGACACATGGAATGTGATTGGAGATCGAGCTGCTAGTCAT CTGAGTGTGTGCGTGCAGTGTTTTTGTAGATTCATGTGCCTCCTGGTTGTTCCTGCACTGCTTTACATCTTCTGGTTCTACATTCACCTGAGTGTCCTGAATCACAGTGGACCACATGACCAGCTGATGAGCTCCGCCTTTCAGGCCAGTCTGAAG GGTGGTCTCTCTAGAATCACGAAGGGTCAGCCTTTGGAAGTGGCTTTTGGGAGTCAAGTTACTTTGAGAAGCTCCGCCTCCCATCCAGTCCCATGTTGGCTCCACTCACACAAAGCTAACTATCCAGTCAG GTACGAAAATGGGAGGGGCAGCTCTCACCAGCAGCAGGTGACCTGTTATCCTTTTAAGGATGTCAACAACTGGTGGATCATCAAAGACCCCAACAG ACAAGACTTGGTGGTTGACACACCTCCTAAACCTGTCCATCATGGTGATGTCATCCAGCTAGTTCACGGGATGACGTCTCGCTTCCTCAACAG TCATGATGTGGCAGCTCCCATGAGCCCTCACGCCCAGGAGGTGTCCGGGTACATCGACTTCAACGTCTCCATGCCTGCTCAGAACCTGTGGAGGGTG GACATCACTAACAGAGAGGCAAAGTCCGAAGTGTGGAAGACGATCGTGTCTGATGTGCGACTGGTCCATGTCAACACGTCTGCTGTTCTCAAG CTGAGTGGCGTGTCTCTTCCTGAGTGGGGCTTCCGACAGTTGGAGGTGGTGGCAGAGAAAGCGTTTAAAGTTCACAGCAGCAGTTTGGGATGGACGGTGGAGGAACACAGATATGGAACCA GTCAGGAGCAGAAGGACCGGGAAGTAGAGCTTCACTCTCCCACTCACATTGATGTTGACAGAAAAATTTCTTTCTGGGCAAAGTTTGTGGAGCTGCAG TGGAAGATGCTGACTCTGAAACAAGAGGAGTCCGAGCACAAATACAGCTCCAGCCCTGTGGAGTGGATCACCATGAAGACGAACATTGCATACTGGCTGCACACTTCCACCAAT GCTCAAATCCATCTTATTGGAAACCTGGTGTCCTGGGGCGTGGCCCACCTGAGCATGCTGGCCTATCAGCTTCTGGCTGTGATTTACCTGCTGAGAAGGAGGCGGGGCTTCAAAGACATTTCTGATG GTGCGTGGGAGCAGTTTGTGCGTCttggctgtgtgtgtgtcggCAGCTGGCTGGTGAACTTCGTGCCCTTCCTGCTGATGGAAAAAACGATTTTCCTGTATCACTACCTGCCTGCCCTGTGCTACCTCCACCTGCTGACCCCCACCCTGCTGGAGCATGTGCACACTCACCTGCTCAG
- the pomt1 gene encoding protein O-mannosyl-transferase 1 isoform X1, which yields MSRGQPLPEMLQLPLVVTVQVDLVLVLISSLAFLTRLSCLSYPNAVVFDEVYYGQFVSLYMKRIFFIDDSGPPLGHIILALGAYLGGFDGNFVWNRIGAEYPMGMNVWSLRLLPALCGALCVPLGYLLALELKFSHVSALGAAVLLLLENSLIVQSRFLLLESVLIFFVLLALLSYLRFQNSTSSSWSRYGWLLLCGVSCAAAVGVKYMGLVSYLLLLGVASVDTWNVIGDRAASHLSVCVQCFCRFMCLLVVPALLYIFWFYIHLSVLNHSGPHDQLMSSAFQASLKGGLSRITKGQPLEVAFGSQVTLRSSASHPVPCWLHSHKANYPVRYENGRGSSHQQQVTCYPFKDVNNWWIIKDPNRQDLVVDTPPKPVHHGDVIQLVHGMTSRFLNSHDVAAPMSPHAQEVSGYIDFNVSMPAQNLWRVDITNREAKSEVWKTIVSDVRLVHVNTSAVLKLSGVSLPEWGFRQLEVVAEKAFKVHSSSLGWTVEEHRYGTSQEQKDREVELHSPTHIDVDRKISFWAKFVELQWKMLTLKQEESEHKYSSSPVEWITMKTNIAYWLHTSTNAQIHLIGNLVSWGVAHLSMLAYQLLAVIYLLRRRRGFKDISDGAWEQFVRLGCVCVGSWLVNFVPFLLMEKTIFLYHYLPALCYLHLLTPTLLEHVHTHLLSSPTHRRLLHVCVIGVLLYVFLCFWTFCPLTYGTPELSASQLQRLKWRDSWDILYRRQ from the exons ATGTCACGCGGACAG CCGCTTCCAGAGATGCTGCAGCTCCCCCTTGTGGTCACAGTTCAGGTGgacctggttctggttctgatcagCTCGCTGGCCTTCCTGACCCGACTCAGCTGCCTGAGCTACCCCAACGCGGTGGT GTTCGATGAAGTGTATTATGGCCAGTTCGTGTCTCTGTACATGAAAAGGATCTTTTTCATCGATGACAGCGGTCCCCCCCTCGGACACATCATTCTGGCTCTTGGAG CCTACCTGGGAGGATTCGACGGCAACTTTGTGTGGAACCGAATCGGAGCAG aGTATCCCATGGGCATGAACGTGTGGAGTTTGCGGCTGCTGCCAGCTCTCTGCGGGGCGCTCTGTGTTCCTCTGGGTTACCTGCTGGCTCTGGAGCTGAAGTTCTCTCATGTTTCGGCTCTCGGAGCCGCAGTGCTGCTCCTGCTAG AAAACTCCTTGATCGTCCAGTCCCGGTTCCTGTTGCTGGAGTCGGTCCTCATCTTCTTTGTGCTGTTGGCTCTCCTGTCATACCTGCGTTTCCAGAACTCCACCAGCAG CTCCTGGTCCAGATATGGCTGGCTGCTCCTCTGTGGCGTCTCCTGTGCTGCCGCTGTCGG GGTGAAGTACATGGGACTGGTCtcttatctgctgctgctgggtgTGGCTTCTGTGGACACATGGAATGTGATTGGAGATCGAGCTGCTAGTCAT CTGAGTGTGTGCGTGCAGTGTTTTTGTAGATTCATGTGCCTCCTGGTTGTTCCTGCACTGCTTTACATCTTCTGGTTCTACATTCACCTGAGTGTCCTGAATCACAGTGGACCACATGACCAGCTGATGAGCTCCGCCTTTCAGGCCAGTCTGAAG GGTGGTCTCTCTAGAATCACGAAGGGTCAGCCTTTGGAAGTGGCTTTTGGGAGTCAAGTTACTTTGAGAAGCTCCGCCTCCCATCCAGTCCCATGTTGGCTCCACTCACACAAAGCTAACTATCCAGTCAG GTACGAAAATGGGAGGGGCAGCTCTCACCAGCAGCAGGTGACCTGTTATCCTTTTAAGGATGTCAACAACTGGTGGATCATCAAAGACCCCAACAG ACAAGACTTGGTGGTTGACACACCTCCTAAACCTGTCCATCATGGTGATGTCATCCAGCTAGTTCACGGGATGACGTCTCGCTTCCTCAACAG TCATGATGTGGCAGCTCCCATGAGCCCTCACGCCCAGGAGGTGTCCGGGTACATCGACTTCAACGTCTCCATGCCTGCTCAGAACCTGTGGAGGGTG GACATCACTAACAGAGAGGCAAAGTCCGAAGTGTGGAAGACGATCGTGTCTGATGTGCGACTGGTCCATGTCAACACGTCTGCTGTTCTCAAG CTGAGTGGCGTGTCTCTTCCTGAGTGGGGCTTCCGACAGTTGGAGGTGGTGGCAGAGAAAGCGTTTAAAGTTCACAGCAGCAGTTTGGGATGGACGGTGGAGGAACACAGATATGGAACCA GTCAGGAGCAGAAGGACCGGGAAGTAGAGCTTCACTCTCCCACTCACATTGATGTTGACAGAAAAATTTCTTTCTGGGCAAAGTTTGTGGAGCTGCAG TGGAAGATGCTGACTCTGAAACAAGAGGAGTCCGAGCACAAATACAGCTCCAGCCCTGTGGAGTGGATCACCATGAAGACGAACATTGCATACTGGCTGCACACTTCCACCAAT GCTCAAATCCATCTTATTGGAAACCTGGTGTCCTGGGGCGTGGCCCACCTGAGCATGCTGGCCTATCAGCTTCTGGCTGTGATTTACCTGCTGAGAAGGAGGCGGGGCTTCAAAGACATTTCTGATG GTGCGTGGGAGCAGTTTGTGCGTCttggctgtgtgtgtgtcggCAGCTGGCTGGTGAACTTCGTGCCCTTCCTGCTGATGGAAAAAACGATTTTCCTGTATCACTACCTGCCTGCCCTGTGCTACCTCCACCTGCTGACCCCCACCCTGCTGGAGCATGTGCACACTCACCTGCTCAG
- the rapgef1 gene encoding rap guanine nucleotide exchange factor 1 isoform X2 produces the protein MGGSGDVAEFLLQQQRLHRECYHCDQGCAGQCKVQSESKWLDDKDKSDLKLTCKNPAEHDGISKMKIRKEEEHLALAPPKPPMPVLHAVTPELQSPPALPPKKRQTPTVPCPSPCRVAVVAPMRRETDAALEQDDSCLKRLSSSANSDDDPDYEFLHTDLSLSEQLPNLPLATLCPALPEKRHQSSTGPEELESSPLSSTKTPPPLPEKKHHIHQYLQLCLPYNDDSAAMFYQRHNSRQPDMDTTQQLCNDFTPQVQPLPAPALPPKKKQQGDSSDTESDDNRSRHIKESVMQEIELRPQSSEGEQVEEMLLTNQEKIYCRITMKTEDEDGPEVKAASPEILLVYASELSSSEDELFCEAFLCTYRSFISPDKVIRKLQHRYNHLCQEEEPGNGEAAKNTFHLLVRVVDELSPVELEPDLLLLLVDLVFSLLTDGKLDLAHLLHSKFLSIIDKRWKLTGSPRSFCPLASKGVAARPGTLLDYRSQDLAEQLTLLDSQLFFRIELPEVLLWSKEQNEEKSPNLTKFTQHFNNVSFWVRSVIILQEKPQDREKLLLKFLKIMKHLRKLNNFNSYLAILSALDSAPLRRLDWQKNTTESLEELSSLIDSSSSFRVYRAALAEVEPPCIPYLGLILQDLTFVHLGNPDNVMTSQGSKVNFCKRWQQFNILDTLRSYQQVAYSLQPDNDIISFFNDFNDHLAEEALWELSLRIRPRNAPRTNQR, from the exons TCCAATCCGAATCAAAATGGCTGGATGATAAGGACAAATCAGACCTCAAGTTGACCTGCAAGAATCCTGCAGAGCATGATGGGATatctaaaatgaaaataagaaaggaggaggagcatcTTGCTTTAGCTCCTCCTAAACCACCCATGCCTGTCCTCCATGCAGTTACACCAGAACTACAGAG TCCACCAGCTCTCCCGCCTAAAAAGCGTCAAACACCGACAGTGCCTTGCCCATCTCCATGCAGGGTAGCTGTAGTGGCACCAATGAGACGAGAGACTGATGCAGCATTGGAGCAG GATGACAGCTGCCTGAAACGCCTCTCTTCCTCTGCAAACTCTG ATGACGACCCTGATTACGAGTTTCTCCACACGGACCTGTCCCTCTCTGAGCAACTTCCCAATCTTCCTCTGGCTACTTTGTGTCCCGCCCTTCCAGAAAAGAGGCATCAGAGCAGCACAG GTCCTGAGGAGCTTGAGTCTTCACCTCTGTCCTCCACCAAGACACCTCCGCCCCTTCCTGAAAAGAAACATCATA TCCATCAGTACCTGCAGCTCTGTCTACCGTACAACGATGACTCTGCGGCCATGTTCTATCAGAGACACAACAGCAGGCAGCCAGACATGGACACTACCCAACAGCTGTGCAATGACTTTACACCCCAAGTCCaacccctccctgctcctgcaCTACCACCAAAGAAGAAGCAGCAGGGG GATTCTTCTGATACAGAGAGTGACGACAATAGGAGCAGACACAT TAAAGAAAGTGTAATGCAGGAGATTGAGCTCCGCCCCCAGAGCAGTGAGggagaacaggtggaggagatgCTCCTGACCAACCAGGAAAAGATCTACTGTAGGATCACAATGAAAACTGAG GATGAAGATGGACCAGAGGTGAAGGCTGCCTCTCCTGAAATATTGTTGGTCTATGCCTCAGAGCTCAGCAGCAGCG AGGACGAGCTGTTTTGCGAGGCCTTCCTCTGCACATACCGAAGCTTCATCAGTCCTGACAAAGTCATCCGCAAACTGCAGCACAG ATACAATCACCTTTGTCAGGAAGAGGAGCCTGGAAACGGGGAGGCGGCTAAAAACACTTTCCATCTCCTGGTCAGAGTGGTAGATGAACTCAG TCCTGTAGAGCTCGAGCCTGATTTGCTGCTTCTCTTGGTGGACCTGGTGTTCAGTCTTCTGACGGATGGAAAGCTGGACTTGGCTCACCTCCTGCACTCCAAATTCCTGTCCATAATAGACAAGCGTTGGAAGCTAACCGGTTCTCCTCGTTCCTTCTGCCCCCTCGCTTCCAAAGGTGTTGCTGCCAG ACCAGGAACGCTGTTGGATTACAGGAGTCAGGATTTAGCCGAGCAGCTGACTCTGCTGGACTCTCAGCTCTTCTTCAGGATCGAG CTTCCAGAGGTATTGTTGTGGTCCAAAGAGCAGAATGAGGAGAAGAGTCCCAACTTGACGAAGTTTACTCAACACTTCAACAATGTCTCcttctg GGTTCGTTCAGTCATCATCCTTCAAGAAAAACCTCAGGACAGAGAGAAGCTGCTGCTAAAGTTCCTGAAGATCATGAAG CACTTGAGGAAACTGAATAATTTCAACTCATACCTGGCCATCTTATCCGCGCTGGACTCTGCTCCCCTGAGACGTCTTGACTGgcagaaaaataccacagag AGCCTGGAGGAGTTGAGCTCCTTGATTGACAGCTCGTCTTCTTTTAGGGTCTACCGAGCAGCTCTAGCTGAGGTGGAACCTCCCTGCATACCATACCT AGGGCTGATTCTTCAGGACTTGACCTTCGTTCACCTGGGGAACCCTGATAATGTGATGACATCTCAAGGTtcaaaagtgaacttttgtaaACGCTGGCAGCAGTTTAACATCCTCGACACTCTCAGAAGCTACCAGCAAGT GGCCTACTCTCTGCAGCCTGACAATgacatcatttcatttttcaatgaCTTTAATGACCACCTGGCAGAGGAGGCTCTGTGGGAGCTGTCCCTCAGGATCCGCCCCAGAAATGCTCCTCGGACCAACCAGAGATGA